From Actinomycetes bacterium, a single genomic window includes:
- a CDS encoding pyridoxamine 5'-phosphate oxidase family protein has product MNSTRENPDAAATLDTEQPPLEPRLTITSGPWPATRIAQFFTDTVIPIRLATAGSWPLVQSMWFRYHADALWCATRADALVVRRLQAQPRCGFEIARDDPPYAGVRGHGSAEILPDRGHEVLTDLADRYLGPENQSLRDWLLSRAHNEVAIAVRDLAVSTWDFSQRMSAEP; this is encoded by the coding sequence GTGAACTCAACGAGGGAGAATCCCGATGCTGCCGCCACACTAGATACTGAACAACCGCCGTTAGAACCGCGGCTGACCATCACATCCGGGCCGTGGCCGGCTACTCGGATCGCACAATTCTTTACCGACACCGTCATCCCTATCCGGCTGGCGACCGCTGGATCGTGGCCGTTGGTGCAATCGATGTGGTTCCGCTACCACGCTGACGCGTTGTGGTGCGCAACCCGAGCCGATGCTCTGGTCGTGCGCCGACTGCAAGCGCAACCTCGTTGTGGCTTCGAAATCGCTCGCGATGATCCGCCGTACGCCGGGGTGCGAGGACACGGCAGTGCGGAGATTCTGCCTGACCGAGGACATGAGGTGCTGACTGATCTGGCCGATCGCTACCTCGGACCGGAGAATCAGTCATTACGGGACTGGCTGCTGTCGCGGGCCCACAATGAAGTGGCTATTGCAGTACGCGATCTCGCGGTGAGCACCTGGGACTTCTCACAACGTATGTCGGCGGAGCCCTAA
- a CDS encoding Na+/H+ antiporter: MGLLVVIGCAALSPRVGVPAPLLLIVVGILASFSETVPDLDLNPEIVLLGILPPLLYSAAYRTSFIDFNNKRFSIASLSVGLVIATALIVGVVATWLIPGLPFAAGIALGAIVAPPDAVAATAVARRIGMPTGIVQILEGESLVNDATSLTVLRSAIAALSVGTVVWGQVLWTFALASVGGILVGLAVAYLYLPIRNRVINPAIDSTLSLAIPFVAYLPAEAIGSSGVIAVVVAGLLIGHQSPTVQSGKARLTADANWSTVTFVLENSVFLLIGLELPILLQRLGQNPETIRVAVLASIGVYLTTVVVRFAWVFAANLIPPLTREHPTDARERTVISWAGMRGVVTLAAALTLGSDVPEKDTLVFAAFGVVVASLLIQGFTLPGLVKRLRLMPPDPAKLALERANLVDEITQAGLRRLEELNDGDQDPVVLQRLRQRVDERSQGAWELVALRNVQETPIEAFVRLRQQMLVAERDEVLRARDSGRYTDEVVREVIERLDVEEAMMDLSHLSRSARDEDLVAPDELAGGCGHLAVATGLPVPPEPLACAACLDTGTRWVHLRMCLDCGHVGCCDSSEGKHADDHFRRTGHPVMRSVTPGEAWRWCYVDKIIGNPQPGEDLAGEDQESDG, encoded by the coding sequence TTGGGCCTATTGGTGGTCATCGGATGTGCCGCGCTATCGCCGCGCGTCGGAGTACCCGCCCCGCTGTTACTGATTGTGGTGGGGATTCTCGCGTCGTTCAGTGAAACCGTGCCCGACCTAGATCTGAACCCCGAGATTGTGTTGCTGGGCATCCTGCCACCGTTGCTCTATAGCGCGGCCTACCGCACTTCTTTCATCGACTTCAACAACAAGCGATTTAGTATCGCCTCGCTATCGGTTGGACTGGTCATCGCAACGGCGCTGATCGTGGGAGTTGTCGCTACCTGGCTAATTCCCGGCCTACCATTTGCGGCCGGTATCGCGTTAGGGGCGATCGTTGCCCCACCCGATGCGGTCGCGGCCACGGCCGTAGCTAGACGGATTGGCATGCCCACCGGGATTGTGCAGATTCTGGAAGGTGAGTCATTGGTCAATGACGCCACCTCACTAACTGTGCTGCGCTCCGCGATAGCCGCACTCTCGGTCGGAACTGTGGTGTGGGGGCAGGTGTTGTGGACGTTTGCGCTAGCTTCCGTCGGCGGCATCTTGGTGGGATTGGCGGTTGCCTACCTGTACCTGCCGATACGCAACCGAGTCATCAACCCAGCGATTGACAGCACATTGTCGCTGGCAATCCCGTTTGTGGCTTATCTGCCGGCAGAAGCGATTGGCTCTTCTGGCGTGATCGCGGTAGTGGTCGCAGGCCTGCTGATCGGTCATCAATCCCCCACCGTGCAGTCCGGCAAGGCCCGACTGACCGCAGACGCCAACTGGTCAACTGTCACTTTTGTACTGGAGAACTCCGTCTTCCTGTTGATTGGGCTGGAGTTGCCGATATTGCTGCAGCGACTGGGACAAAACCCGGAGACGATTCGAGTCGCGGTGCTGGCGTCCATCGGGGTGTACCTGACGACCGTCGTCGTCAGGTTCGCTTGGGTGTTCGCCGCGAATCTAATTCCCCCGCTGACTCGCGAACACCCCACCGATGCCCGGGAACGGACAGTGATCTCGTGGGCCGGGATGCGCGGCGTAGTGACCCTGGCGGCAGCGCTGACTCTGGGCAGTGACGTACCGGAAAAGGACACACTGGTCTTCGCCGCGTTCGGTGTGGTGGTGGCCTCACTGTTGATTCAAGGATTCACGCTTCCCGGACTGGTGAAGCGGTTGCGGCTCATGCCACCAGATCCGGCAAAACTGGCGCTAGAACGCGCGAACTTAGTCGACGAAATCACCCAGGCCGGCTTGCGGCGACTCGAGGAACTCAACGATGGCGATCAGGATCCGGTCGTGCTGCAACGACTTCGACAACGTGTCGATGAGCGCAGTCAAGGAGCATGGGAATTGGTGGCCTTGCGAAACGTTCAGGAGACACCAATCGAGGCCTTCGTCAGATTGCGGCAGCAGATGTTGGTTGCCGAACGCGATGAAGTCTTGCGAGCACGTGACTCCGGCCGTTACACCGATGAAGTCGTGCGAGAAGTGATCGAACGTCTCGACGTGGAAGAGGCGATGATGGATCTCAGCCATCTCTCCCGATCGGCTCGCGATGAAGACTTGGTCGCCCCCGATGAACTGGCAGGCGGCTGCGGGCACCTAGCCGTCGCTACTGGTCTGCCGGTACCCCCGGAGCCGTTGGCCTGCGCGGCATGCCTTGACACTGGAACTCGATGGGTGCATCTGCGAATGTGTCTGGACTGCGGTCACGTAGGCTGCTGCGACTCCTCGGAGGGCAAACATGCTGATGACCACTTCCGTCGCACCGGCCATCCGGTCATGCGGAGTGTGACTCCTGGCGAGGCGTGGCGCTGGTGCTATGTAGACAAGATCATTGGCAACCCGCAGCCAGGCGAAGATCTCGCGGGCGAAGATCAGGAATCCGACGGATAG
- a CDS encoding acyltransferase family protein, giving the protein MATSLSGRMAWVDLIKGLSVVLVVLMHAALLLPGLAGDSTVAGVWNDIGTLLEPLRMPVFFFVSGMLASSAVQRSWDSNRQRTWGMGYLYVLWTIILLGLTTLFLQQTPIEATTSLPGTLLFAASGYWYLYALLLFFVIAVVTRRLPPLLVVAAAAALNIFRPLTNDVLASVLDPIHPGSLAAMMTLNLVFFLVGVHYKKWGTWVAARANWPTMLLLGSALVTAGIYRLNTPELWQHTFLPLSIGWIIFAIMAATIATRWEAPRELGSYLGARTLPIYVMQFPLLFLISWGLQLYATGALEPAWVQALFPLAVTGFIVLVALVLHTWVQRKQLRYLFTAPEWALNPRAAMTRARGDVELAEDAPAPTTEFDLKPVR; this is encoded by the coding sequence ATGGCAACAAGTTTGAGCGGCCGCATGGCCTGGGTCGACCTAATCAAGGGCCTCAGCGTCGTTCTCGTCGTGTTGATGCATGCCGCCTTGCTGCTGCCGGGTCTGGCCGGCGACTCGACCGTCGCTGGGGTGTGGAACGACATCGGCACGCTGCTAGAACCATTGCGGATGCCGGTCTTCTTCTTCGTATCCGGCATGCTGGCCTCTTCTGCCGTGCAACGCAGTTGGGACAGCAACCGACAGCGCACCTGGGGAATGGGCTACCTGTATGTGCTGTGGACCATCATCCTGCTCGGCCTCACCACCCTCTTCCTGCAACAAACTCCGATCGAAGCGACCACGTCGCTGCCGGGCACATTGCTCTTCGCAGCTAGCGGCTACTGGTACCTGTACGCCCTGCTGCTGTTCTTCGTCATTGCGGTGGTCACCCGCCGGCTACCCCCGTTGCTGGTCGTTGCTGCGGCCGCTGCATTGAACATTTTCCGCCCGCTCACCAACGATGTGTTGGCAAGCGTGCTGGATCCGATCCATCCCGGCAGCTTGGCGGCGATGATGACGCTGAACCTGGTCTTCTTCCTCGTAGGAGTGCACTACAAGAAGTGGGGCACCTGGGTCGCCGCACGCGCCAACTGGCCGACGATGCTGCTGCTCGGTTCCGCTCTGGTCACGGCGGGTATCTACCGGCTGAATACTCCGGAACTGTGGCAGCACACCTTCCTGCCGCTATCCATCGGGTGGATCATTTTCGCGATCATGGCGGCCACCATCGCCACCCGTTGGGAGGCACCGCGCGAGTTGGGCTCCTACCTCGGTGCTCGCACGCTGCCGATCTACGTAATGCAGTTCCCGTTGCTCTTCCTCATTTCGTGGGGTTTGCAGCTGTACGCCACCGGGGCGTTGGAACCAGCCTGGGTGCAGGCACTGTTCCCGCTAGCCGTGACCGGATTCATCGTGTTGGTGGCGTTGGTGTTGCACACCTGGGTGCAACGCAAGCAGCTGCGGTATTTGTTCACCGCGCCAGAGTGGGCGCTGAACCCACGCGCCGCCATGACCCGCGCGCGCGGGGACGTCGAGTTGGCCGAAGATGCACCCGCGCCCACCACCGAATTCGATCTCAAACCGGTCCGCTGA
- a CDS encoding cupin domain-containing protein: MTRDDLGRVIVATAADIDDVPWESNAPGVDHKVLWRSGDTTLGLMRVAAGAENLEHSHHAAHHHILVLSGECTMLGKRVGPGSYVYIPPTVPHSVTEPSEDGCTFFYTYRPLEHAADPFPMSEDHGDPV, from the coding sequence ATGACTCGTGATGATCTAGGCCGCGTGATTGTGGCGACTGCAGCAGACATTGATGACGTTCCCTGGGAGAGCAATGCTCCCGGCGTAGACCACAAAGTGCTGTGGCGTTCAGGAGACACCACTTTGGGGTTGATGCGAGTCGCAGCGGGTGCCGAAAACTTGGAACACAGTCACCACGCGGCCCATCACCACATCTTGGTGTTGTCAGGTGAATGCACCATGCTGGGCAAACGAGTAGGGCCAGGTTCCTACGTCTACATCCCGCCGACGGTGCCCCATTCGGTGACGGAACCATCCGAAGATGGCTGCACGTTCTTCTACACCTACCGGCCGCTGGAACATGCGGCCGATCCGTTCCCGATGAGCGAGGACCACGGTGATCCGGTCTAG
- a CDS encoding ATP-binding cassette domain-containing protein — MIEIVGVSKHYGDTAAVANLSFTVPSGQVTGFLGPNGSGKSTTMRMILGLDRPDTGFVRVNGRRYVDEQLPLTQVGSLLEARSVHPGRTAANHLRFLAASNGINRRRVDEVIEFVGLESVAGRRAGGFSLGMGQRLGIATALLGDPPILILDEPVNGLDPEGIIWVRTLLRGLAAEGRTILVSSHLMTEMSMTADQLVVIGRGRLIADTTVTEFVASAGGAKVLVSSDQTTEMTAALAEAEVEEQPNGTLLVSGLTAAEIGQRALAAQIPLTQLSTQTPSLEEAFMSLTSGDVVYHGQTLSSADSTGPTTATSLDEPPSNSAAETAPSTTAPEPPPATHDDTHTRVATAGEAPAKKRTPFFSDLSRGIRAEWRKFISLRSTKWSLLLSFVIVVAFGGIAAYGTTLRWDDFSPLRRAVFDPTAQSLGGIFFGQLVLGALGVLVLSSEYSSGSIRATMAAIPRRPRVLLAKILVLGVAGLVVATATMFAAFFFTQWMLGPIEVQDTLASPNTLRAIIGASLFLVAVALLGLGLAAVLRHTAGAISSLFGLLLVLPLLVNFLPEEWQAEINPYLPVIAGLRIVQTKPVVPGFDPWVSLLLMFGYATVALLIGVFLLRRRDV, encoded by the coding sequence ATGATTGAAATCGTCGGGGTCAGTAAGCACTACGGGGATACTGCCGCTGTTGCGAATTTGAGTTTCACTGTGCCCAGCGGGCAGGTGACCGGATTCCTTGGACCTAATGGTTCCGGAAAATCCACCACGATGCGGATGATCCTGGGACTGGATCGACCCGACACCGGGTTCGTGCGAGTCAATGGCCGTCGCTATGTCGACGAACAACTCCCACTCACCCAGGTGGGTTCCCTCTTGGAAGCCCGATCGGTCCACCCGGGTCGCACTGCCGCCAACCACCTGCGCTTTCTGGCCGCCAGCAACGGCATCAACCGCAGGCGAGTTGACGAAGTGATCGAGTTCGTCGGATTGGAATCGGTAGCGGGTCGCCGTGCCGGCGGTTTCTCGCTCGGCATGGGTCAGCGGCTAGGGATCGCTACCGCACTGTTGGGTGATCCACCTATTTTGATCTTGGACGAACCGGTCAACGGCCTCGATCCGGAGGGCATCATCTGGGTGCGCACTTTGCTACGAGGACTGGCGGCGGAAGGCCGGACCATTCTCGTTTCCAGTCACCTCATGACGGAAATGTCGATGACCGCAGATCAACTCGTCGTTATCGGGCGAGGTCGACTCATTGCCGACACTACGGTGACTGAGTTCGTCGCCTCGGCCGGCGGGGCGAAGGTGCTGGTCAGCTCCGATCAAACTACCGAGATGACGGCTGCTCTTGCGGAAGCGGAGGTCGAAGAACAACCGAATGGCACCCTGCTGGTGAGCGGTCTGACGGCTGCTGAGATTGGCCAGCGGGCCTTAGCCGCGCAGATTCCGTTGACCCAACTCAGCACCCAGACGCCGTCACTGGAAGAGGCGTTCATGTCGTTGACGTCTGGCGATGTGGTCTACCACGGCCAGACGCTATCCAGCGCTGACAGCACTGGCCCGACCACCGCCACTTCCCTCGACGAGCCGCCATCCAACTCAGCGGCCGAAACGGCGCCGTCAACGACAGCCCCGGAGCCACCGCCGGCCACGCATGATGACACCCACACCCGGGTAGCTACAGCTGGGGAAGCCCCGGCCAAGAAACGCACACCCTTCTTTTCGGACCTGTCGCGAGGGATTCGGGCCGAGTGGCGCAAGTTCATCAGTCTGCGTTCCACGAAGTGGTCGCTGCTGTTGTCCTTCGTCATTGTGGTGGCCTTCGGCGGAATCGCGGCCTACGGCACCACGTTGCGATGGGATGACTTCAGTCCGTTGCGCCGAGCAGTCTTCGACCCCACCGCTCAGTCGCTAGGGGGGATTTTCTTCGGCCAACTGGTCCTCGGCGCGCTGGGAGTGCTGGTGCTGTCCAGTGAGTACAGCAGCGGCAGTATCCGAGCCACGATGGCCGCGATCCCCCGCCGACCGCGGGTACTGCTGGCCAAGATCTTGGTCCTCGGCGTAGCCGGTCTCGTCGTCGCCACCGCAACCATGTTTGCCGCGTTCTTCTTCACCCAATGGATGCTAGGACCTATTGAGGTGCAAGATACGTTGGCCAGCCCCAACACCCTGCGGGCCATCATCGGCGCCTCGCTCTTTCTGGTCGCAGTCGCCCTGCTCGGGCTGGGGCTCGCGGCAGTCCTGCGGCACACCGCCGGTGCCATCAGCTCCCTGTTCGGCCTGCTACTCGTGCTGCCATTACTGGTCAACTTCCTCCCGGAAGAGTGGCAAGCTGAAATCAATCCCTACTTGCCAGTCATCGCGGGGCTACGCATCGTGCAAACCAAGCCAGTAGTTCCGGGGTTCGATCCTTGGGTGTCACTGCTGCTGATGTTTGGGTATGCAACGGTCGCATTACTTATCGGCGTATTTCTGTTGCGTCGCCGAGACGTATGA
- a CDS encoding fasciclin domain-containing protein has protein sequence MNITKMLAAGSAVALAATLGTAAVPANAAKGDTPLASVIQDNKDFDVLYGAVTAVLADNPDSAVSVLTDGSVKLTAFAPTDKAFKNLATTISGTKVKSDTKALNTIAEAVGIDGVESVLLYHVVLGKPITAKKALKSNGAKLETAQGGTVKVKVKKKHSSAPVIRLKDKDPELKNPKVVVADVNKGNKQIAHAIDNVLLPIQVS, from the coding sequence ATGAACATAACGAAAATGCTCGCGGCTGGGTCCGCAGTCGCTCTGGCTGCCACCCTGGGAACCGCGGCGGTACCAGCCAATGCGGCCAAGGGCGACACGCCCCTGGCCTCGGTGATTCAGGATAATAAAGACTTCGACGTCCTATACGGCGCAGTAACTGCTGTTCTTGCGGACAACCCGGATTCGGCCGTGAGCGTGCTCACAGACGGTTCCGTGAAGTTGACCGCCTTCGCCCCTACCGACAAGGCGTTCAAGAACCTGGCCACCACCATCTCCGGCACCAAGGTGAAGAGCGACACTAAAGCGCTGAACACTATTGCTGAGGCTGTCGGCATCGACGGCGTGGAGTCGGTCCTGCTCTACCACGTGGTACTGGGCAAGCCGATCACGGCGAAGAAGGCTCTCAAGTCCAACGGCGCCAAGCTGGAGACTGCACAGGGCGGGACCGTCAAGGTCAAGGTCAAGAAAAAGCACAGCAGTGCTCCAGTCATTCGGTTGAAGGACAAGGATCCGGAGCTGAAGAACCCCAAGGTGGTTGTGGCTGACGTCAACAAGGGCAACAAGCAGATCGCACATGCGATTGACAACGTGTTGCTGCCGATTCAGGTTAGCTGA
- a CDS encoding anti-sigma factor, translated as MQHCDPETLALVALEPETLGHQDQTHLQECKTCRTEYESFRSTVDIGRSGPKELVPPPPATWTAIAEATHTPRLRSLPGGAAASATTQSASDTAGPTRRGWLPLAAAAMIGAIVGGAAMTGVAVNQNDAPIAQPSATPSITSATALQPLPEGGRDTASTGNAAVASTDTGETLGISTAGLEATDGYYEVWLIDPETMQMFSIGSIAAGDQDSVLPIPAGVDLDQYSVVDISDEPLNGDPTHSKVSVLRGQLPA; from the coding sequence ATGCAGCATTGTGATCCGGAGACTTTAGCGCTGGTAGCGCTGGAGCCGGAAACGTTAGGTCACCAAGACCAGACTCATCTGCAGGAGTGCAAGACGTGCCGGACTGAGTACGAATCATTCCGTAGCACCGTCGACATCGGGCGCAGCGGCCCGAAGGAGTTGGTGCCACCGCCACCGGCCACCTGGACTGCCATCGCGGAGGCCACCCACACTCCTCGACTGCGATCGCTTCCCGGAGGTGCTGCTGCCTCGGCGACTACTCAGTCAGCGAGCGACACAGCGGGCCCTACTAGGCGTGGTTGGTTGCCGCTGGCGGCAGCTGCGATGATCGGCGCGATCGTCGGCGGTGCGGCCATGACGGGTGTGGCGGTCAACCAAAATGATGCCCCGATTGCACAACCCAGTGCCACGCCCTCGATTACCTCTGCCACCGCGTTGCAGCCCCTGCCCGAAGGTGGCAGAGATACTGCCAGCACTGGCAATGCAGCCGTGGCATCGACCGACACCGGCGAGACCTTAGGAATTTCCACTGCTGGCTTGGAGGCGACCGACGGCTACTACGAGGTGTGGCTTATCGACCCAGAGACTATGCAGATGTTTTCGATTGGATCTATCGCTGCTGGTGACCAAGACAGCGTCCTGCCAATCCCGGCAGGAGTAGATCTAGATCAATACTCGGTGGTCGACATTTCAGATGAGCCGCTGAACGGTGATCCCACGCATTCCAAGGTGAGTGTGTTGCGGGGCCAGCTGCCCGCCTAA
- a CDS encoding aspartate aminotransferase family protein — protein sequence MTSTPQFVSEPGPDRLADAARRHLWMHFTRHSTYEDGGHVPIIVRGEGAYIYDDQGKKYLDGLAGLFTVQLGHGREELADAAARQAKELAFFPIWSYAHPRAIELAERLAHEAPGDLDRVFFTSGGGEAVETAWKLVKQYYRLTGRPGKYKVISRNVAYHGTTQGALSITGIPAAKEAFEPLVPGTHRAPNTNFYRATQHGDDIEAFGRYAADRIEEAIEAEGPETVAAVFLEPVQNSGGCFPPPPGYLQRVREICDRHDVVFVADETITAYGRIGDLFAMRRYGVQPDIITSAKGLTSGYSPLGAMIASERLFEPFKHGDTSFLHGYTFGGHPVSAAVALANLDLFEKEGILQHVQDNEGNFFSALDRLSELPIVGDVRGAGYFYGIELVKDKATKETFTDDEAERLLRGFMSKALFDAGLYCRADDRGDPVIQLAPPLIIGQQEFDEIESILRGVLTEAWSIL from the coding sequence ATGACCAGCACTCCGCAGTTTGTATCCGAGCCCGGCCCGGATCGGCTCGCTGACGCCGCCCGTCGGCACCTGTGGATGCACTTCACCCGGCACTCCACCTACGAAGACGGTGGTCACGTTCCCATCATCGTGCGTGGCGAGGGTGCCTACATTTACGACGACCAGGGGAAGAAATACCTCGACGGTCTCGCTGGACTCTTTACCGTGCAGTTGGGCCATGGCCGCGAGGAACTCGCAGACGCTGCCGCGCGGCAAGCCAAAGAGCTCGCCTTCTTCCCGATTTGGTCCTACGCCCATCCACGGGCCATTGAACTCGCCGAGCGGTTGGCACATGAAGCCCCCGGTGATCTTGATCGGGTGTTCTTCACCTCCGGTGGTGGTGAAGCCGTCGAAACCGCCTGGAAACTCGTGAAGCAGTACTACCGACTGACTGGTCGGCCGGGCAAGTACAAGGTGATCAGCCGCAACGTGGCCTACCACGGCACCACGCAAGGAGCGCTATCGATCACAGGCATCCCGGCTGCCAAAGAGGCGTTCGAGCCGTTGGTGCCAGGAACTCACAGGGCCCCCAACACCAACTTCTATCGCGCCACCCAGCATGGCGACGACATTGAAGCCTTCGGTCGCTACGCCGCCGATCGGATCGAGGAAGCGATTGAAGCGGAGGGCCCCGAGACGGTCGCCGCAGTGTTCCTCGAGCCGGTGCAAAACTCCGGCGGTTGTTTCCCGCCGCCGCCGGGATACCTGCAGCGGGTGCGCGAAATCTGTGATCGCCATGACGTCGTTTTCGTCGCGGATGAGACCATCACCGCCTACGGCCGGATCGGTGACTTGTTCGCGATGCGTCGCTACGGTGTCCAACCCGACATCATCACCTCCGCTAAGGGACTCACGAGCGGATATTCGCCGCTCGGGGCCATGATCGCCTCAGAGCGATTGTTCGAACCCTTCAAGCACGGCGACACCTCGTTCCTGCATGGCTATACCTTCGGCGGGCATCCCGTCTCGGCTGCCGTCGCACTCGCCAATCTCGACTTGTTCGAAAAAGAGGGCATCCTGCAGCATGTGCAGGACAACGAAGGGAACTTCTTTTCAGCCTTGGACCGGTTGTCGGAGTTGCCGATCGTGGGCGACGTACGCGGAGCCGGCTATTTCTACGGCATTGAACTCGTCAAAGATAAAGCGACCAAAGAGACCTTCACTGATGATGAGGCCGAGCGGCTGCTACGGGGCTTTATGTCCAAGGCGCTGTTCGACGCCGGGTTGTACTGCCGCGCCGATGACCGCGGCGACCCGGTCATCCAGCTAGCGCCGCCACTGATTATCGGCCAGCAGGAGTTCGACGAGATCGAGTCGATTCTTCGGGGAGTGCTCACCGAAGCTTGGTCGATTCTCTAG
- a CDS encoding diguanylate cyclase produces MNGESGDSPTAVYLDVAEGRGRIGGDVGDYLELLRLFEAEVIAARGELAAAKPDELGPLLHRVKGAAANVGARALAQVALIGEEALATGQMVDVAGITKVMDHTLAAIGVESGTTRGAELAKRRERPVAQKEDGRHTVLIVEDVPSSAMAVAQALEEHYAIRLALDGESALGMAMTDDPPDLILVDVEMPGIDGFEVCRRLKADDRTRNLPVIFVTGRGSEDDEALGLSLGAIDFIHKPISPALLRARVRNHLLMKQQADWLRSASRTDPLTGLANRRFAVEQLEREWRRSLRSGDHFAVVMVDIDNFKLFNDTAGHLAGDDCLIAIAAAIAGTAREKIDVISRWGGEEFLLVLPDADLAGAGIVAQRMIDNVRALHWPHPDPDIDFVTVSAGGTAAIAQSDSSWNELVSRADTALYRAKAAGRDRIEIID; encoded by the coding sequence GTGAATGGGGAGTCCGGGGACAGCCCAACGGCTGTCTACCTCGATGTCGCGGAAGGCCGAGGTCGGATTGGCGGCGATGTTGGCGACTACCTGGAGTTGCTGCGGCTCTTCGAGGCGGAGGTGATTGCTGCTCGTGGTGAACTCGCGGCAGCGAAGCCAGACGAGCTCGGTCCGCTATTGCACCGGGTCAAGGGAGCAGCAGCCAATGTTGGTGCGCGAGCACTTGCTCAGGTAGCGCTGATCGGTGAAGAAGCTCTAGCTACTGGTCAAATGGTCGACGTCGCCGGCATCACCAAGGTGATGGACCACACGCTGGCAGCGATTGGGGTGGAATCCGGAACCACGCGGGGCGCCGAGTTGGCAAAACGACGCGAGCGACCGGTGGCGCAAAAAGAGGATGGCCGTCATACCGTCTTGATTGTGGAGGACGTTCCTTCAAGCGCGATGGCGGTGGCGCAGGCGTTGGAGGAGCACTACGCGATAAGGCTGGCCTTGGATGGCGAGTCGGCGCTGGGAATGGCAATGACCGATGATCCGCCGGATTTGATTCTGGTGGACGTGGAGATGCCGGGTATCGATGGTTTCGAGGTATGTCGTCGGTTGAAGGCGGATGACCGCACTCGTAATCTGCCGGTCATCTTCGTCACCGGTCGCGGTTCAGAGGACGATGAGGCACTGGGACTGAGCCTGGGTGCCATCGACTTCATCCACAAACCGATCAGTCCAGCGCTGCTGCGAGCTCGCGTCCGCAATCACTTACTGATGAAGCAACAGGCGGACTGGCTGCGCTCCGCATCGCGGACTGACCCGCTCACTGGTCTAGCCAACCGCCGGTTCGCGGTGGAACAACTGGAACGAGAATGGCGACGCTCGCTGCGTTCTGGCGATCACTTCGCTGTGGTCATGGTGGACATCGATAACTTCAAACTGTTCAACGACACGGCTGGCCACCTCGCGGGTGACGACTGCTTGATCGCCATCGCAGCGGCCATTGCTGGTACCGCTCGCGAAAAGATTGATGTGATTTCTCGTTGGGGTGGCGAGGAGTTTCTGCTGGTGTTGCCGGATGCCGATTTGGCGGGGGCCGGAATCGTGGCGCAACGCATGATCGACAACGTTCGGGCCTTGCACTGGCCCCATCCCGATCCCGACATTGATTTTGTGACGGTCAGTGCTGGCGGCACTGCGGCGATCGCGCAGTCGGACTCATCTTGGAACGAACTGGTTTCCCGCGCTGATACTGCCCTGTACCGGGCAAAGGCCGCAGGCCGTGATCGCATCGAGATCATCGATTGA
- a CDS encoding RNA polymerase sigma factor: MRVTDVDVEQLGYRLVSGDHSALEESYQRWGALIHTIAYRSLGDADEAADVTQNTFISAWNGRESFNPEMGNVPAWLTGIARRRIADSYRRTPRQREVAVAEIGDTRPAVGTANADPTRVVDQVVLADELDELGEPARSIIQLAFYQDLTHQQVAHKLDLPLGTVKSHIRRSLTRLRDRLEVTHAAL; encoded by the coding sequence ATGCGGGTGACCGATGTGGATGTGGAGCAGCTAGGCTACCGCCTAGTCTCCGGAGATCACTCGGCTCTCGAAGAGTCCTACCAGCGCTGGGGGGCGCTGATCCATACGATCGCTTACCGCTCCCTGGGTGATGCAGACGAAGCTGCTGACGTCACACAGAACACCTTCATCTCGGCCTGGAATGGTCGAGAAAGCTTCAACCCCGAGATGGGAAATGTACCGGCCTGGCTGACCGGAATCGCTCGGCGAAGGATCGCCGATTCCTACCGCCGAACTCCACGACAGCGTGAAGTGGCAGTGGCTGAAATTGGCGACACTAGACCTGCGGTGGGTACCGCCAACGCAGATCCGACTCGGGTTGTGGACCAGGTGGTGCTGGCCGACGAACTGGATGAGTTGGGTGAACCTGCCCGCAGCATCATCCAGTTGGCCTTCTACCAGGACCTCACGCACCAACAAGTAGCCCACAAGCTTGACCTACCGCTCGGTACGGTCAAGAGCCACATCAGAAGATCATTAACTAGGTTGCGAGACCGGCTGGAGGTGACTCATGCAGCATTGTGA